TACGAGCTCCAGCGCCTGTTAGGGCGCGGGGGCATGGCTTACGTTTATTACGCCCGCGACCGGATATTGGGGCGCGCCGTGGCGGTGAAAATTTTACGAGAAGAATATGCCCGCGACGACCGCTTTCGCGTCCGCTTCCGGCAGGAAGCCACTGCCGCGGCCCGCCTGAGCCACCCCAACATCGTCACGGTGTACGACTTTGGCTATGCCGAAGACCGGCTGTTCATTGTAATGGAATACGTGCCGGGCGAAACACTGCGGCAAATCATTGACGCTCGCGCCCCCCTGCCCCCAGAAGAAGCCCTCAGTCTGATGGTGCAGGCCTGCGCCGGGCTGGGGTACGTGCATCGGCTGGGGCTGGTGCATTGCGACGTCAAACCACAAAACTTCCTGGTCACCCCCGACGGGCGGCTCAAAATCACCGACTTCGGCATCGCCCGCGCCTGGGCCGGCACCTACGAAGCCGAACAAACCGCCGCGACGGTGGTATGGGGCTCACCGCAATACTTCTCGCCCGAGCAAGCCGCTGGCAAGCCCCCCATCCCGGCATCGGATGTCTACGCGCTGGGCGTGGTGCTCTACGAAATGCTGACCCGCCGCCTGCCCTTCCTGGCCGACGAGCCGCAGGAACTCGCCCGTCTGCATCGGGAAGCCCCCCCCGTGCCGCCGCGCACCTACGTGCCCGATCTCTCGCCGGCGCTGGAAACGGTGCTGCTGAAAGTGCTCTCCAAAGAGCCTTCAGCCCGCTACCGCACCGCTGACCAGTTTGGGCGGGTATTGCTCCGCCTGGCCGAAACGTTGCCCGCCGCCGGGGAAAGCGCCCCCACCGTCGCTTCCGCCGTCAGCACTGCCACGCCGCCCCCCGCCCCCGAACCGCCTCAGCCGCAAAACACGCGCCCGCGCGACCCGCTGGCCGTGGACTGGCTGACAGCCCTCCTGGCCTTGCTGGCGCTGCTCGCGGTGGGCGGGCTCATTCCCCTGTGGGTGTGGGTTTACCTCGCCTACCACGGCC
The Chloroflexota bacterium genome window above contains:
- a CDS encoding serine/threonine protein kinase, whose translation is MEPTTSLLAERYELQRLLGRGGMAYVYYARDRILGRAVAVKILREEYARDDRFRVRFRQEATAAARLSHPNIVTVYDFGYAEDRLFIVMEYVPGETLRQIIDARAPLPPEEALSLMVQACAGLGYVHRLGLVHCDVKPQNFLVTPDGRLKITDFGIARAWAGTYEAEQTAATVVWGSPQYFSPEQAAGKPPIPASDVYALGVVLYEMLTRRLPFLADEPQELARLHREAPPVPPRTYVPDLSPALETVLLKVLSKEPSARYRTADQFGRVLLRLAETLPAAGESAPTVASAVSTATPPPAPEPPQPQNTRPRDPLAVDWLTALLALLALLAVGGLIPLWVWVYLAYHGPR